AGCTTCAGGACAGAGACAGCGCTCAGCCCCTCCGAGCTTCAGAAGGGGCTCAATTCGCTCCTCCCGAAGGATATAGTGATAACGGACGCGGAAGAAGCGGAGCCGGGGTTTCACGCCCAGCTCTCCGCTAAGAGTAAAACTTACACATATAAAATATTGAACCGCCCTTTCCCGTCCGCGATACTGAGGGACAGGGCATGGTTCATACCATATCCCCTGAAGGCGCGTTTAATGAGCGAGGCTGCGGGCGCGCTCATCGGGGAGCACGACTTCAGGGCATTCGCGCAGTCCGAGGCCACTGTGAAATCCACCGTAAGGACGGTGCTCGGCGCCGGAATTACAAAACGGAAAGACATGCTGGAGTTCAGCATCGAAGCCGACGGATTCATGAAGAGGATGGTCAGGCTGATTGTCGGCACGCTCGTTCAGGTGGGCAAGGAAAAAATCACCCCCGCGCAGTTCCGCGAAATCCTGGAATCGGGGGAGAAAACGAAGTTCGTGCATGCAGCCCCCGCCCGGGGGCTGTATTTAAAGGAAGTCAAGTATTGATTCGTGTATAATCCCGTGCGCTGACGAAAGCCAAACTACAACTTTGGAGAGATGAGCATATGAAGATCCTCAGATTCGAGACACAGGACAGGAAGACGAGATACGGGACCCCGGACTCGGGCAAGATTCAAGAGCT
The window above is part of the Thermodesulfobacteriota bacterium genome. Proteins encoded here:
- the truA gene encoding tRNA pseudouridine(38-40) synthase TruA codes for the protein MRNIKLTIEYDGSDYAGWQRQPSGPTIQETIETSLRTITGENIKLLGSGRTDSGVHALGQVASFRTETALSPSELQKGLNSLLPKDIVITDAEEAEPGFHAQLSAKSKTYTYKILNRPFPSAILRDRAWFIPYPLKARLMSEAAGALIGEHDFRAFAQSEATVKSTVRTVLGAGITKRKDMLEFSIEADGFMKRMVRLIVGTLVQVGKEKITPAQFREILESGEKTKFVHAAPARGLYLKEVKY